One part of the Nostoc sp. PCC 7120 = FACHB-418 genome encodes these proteins:
- a CDS encoding sensor histidine kinase: MKISTKFLTGSTISVGLIVAILIGNTVVVQQIRQNVREKSYQTTQTIKAVLETNNTLKSEIIALKDIVLFKTKSTRTEILHAEFLDSLNQVEQLMPNSPEIALIRRRHQLLDNMAVQLTQRSSSPTYLEDSQQYFRAINSFNQDIQLFLEQIIQRAYQERILLEQDLENLYQVQRIISIVVVAVILMLLIGKFILIWQPTIKSIQNLQLGTAEIAAGNFDYRLNIHTGDEIEDLAQAFNDMAVKLSQSRETLMKNTELTNMNQRLELEIAERKQAELELQKALQELQQTQAQLIQTEKMSSLGQLVAGVAHEINNPVSFIYGNITHAKEYTEKLLELIHLYQQELTEPSAVIQEKIAEIDLEFLQEDLPKILSSMKMGSQRIQQIVLSLRNFSRLDEAEMKEVDIHEGIESTLLILQNRFKAKSQSYNIEIIKEYGQLPLVECHAGQLNQVFMNIINNAVDALEGSVVSGQWSIVNGKTTNNERLTNNSPQISIRTEINNNNRVVIRIADNGPGINQLVMQKLFDPFFTTKPVGQGTGLGLSISYQIVVDKHSGVLRCESEIGKGTEFWIEIPLRQVQPEKPEHGFSTMEV, encoded by the coding sequence ATGAAAATCTCCACCAAGTTTCTCACAGGTTCTACTATATCTGTCGGACTCATAGTGGCTATTCTTATCGGCAATACTGTAGTTGTGCAGCAAATTAGGCAGAATGTCCGCGAAAAAAGTTATCAAACTACTCAAACTATAAAGGCCGTTTTAGAAACAAATAATACTTTAAAGTCGGAAATAATTGCCCTCAAAGATATTGTTTTATTCAAAACTAAAAGCACACGTACAGAAATACTGCACGCCGAGTTCCTTGATTCCTTAAATCAAGTAGAACAGTTAATGCCAAATTCACCCGAAATTGCTTTAATTCGTCGGCGGCATCAATTGCTTGACAATATGGCAGTACAATTAACTCAACGTAGTTCTAGTCCAACATATCTAGAAGATTCTCAGCAGTATTTTAGAGCAATTAATTCTTTTAATCAAGATATTCAGTTATTTCTAGAACAGATAATTCAACGTGCTTATCAAGAGCGAATTTTATTAGAGCAAGACTTAGAAAACCTCTACCAAGTACAGAGAATCATCTCTATAGTGGTTGTAGCCGTAATTTTAATGCTATTGATTGGGAAATTTATACTCATTTGGCAACCAACAATCAAATCTATACAAAATTTACAGTTAGGTACGGCAGAAATTGCAGCAGGTAATTTTGATTATCGCTTAAACATCCACACAGGTGATGAAATTGAAGACTTAGCTCAAGCATTCAATGATATGGCAGTTAAGTTATCCCAATCGCGGGAAACCTTGATGAAAAATACTGAGTTAACTAACATGAATCAGCGTTTGGAATTAGAAATTGCCGAACGCAAACAAGCTGAATTAGAATTGCAAAAAGCTTTACAGGAACTACAGCAAACTCAAGCCCAACTGATTCAAACTGAGAAAATGTCTAGCTTAGGTCAGCTAGTAGCTGGAGTAGCTCATGAAATTAATAATCCAGTTAGTTTTATCTATGGCAATATTACTCATGCCAAGGAATATACAGAAAAACTTTTAGAATTAATCCATCTCTATCAACAAGAGTTAACCGAGCCGAGTGCAGTAATTCAAGAAAAAATTGCAGAAATAGACCTAGAATTTTTACAAGAAGACCTTCCCAAAATCCTCAGTTCAATGAAAATGGGGTCTCAGCGAATTCAACAGATTGTTTTATCTTTACGCAATTTTTCTCGCCTGGATGAAGCAGAGATGAAAGAGGTAGATATTCATGAAGGCATTGAAAGTACTCTGCTGATTCTACAAAATCGATTTAAGGCTAAATCGCAATCTTATAATATTGAAATTATTAAGGAATATGGACAATTACCTTTAGTAGAGTGCCATGCAGGACAGTTAAATCAGGTATTTATGAATATTATTAATAATGCCGTTGATGCTTTAGAAGGGTCAGTGGTCAGTGGTCAGTGGTCAATTGTAAATGGCAAAACAACTAATAATGAACGACTGACAAATAACAGCCCCCAAATTTCAATTCGTACTGAAATAAATAATAATAACCGGGTGGTAATTAGAATCGCTGATAACGGCCCAGGTATTAATCAACTGGTGATGCAAAAGCTGTTTGACCCGTTTTTCACAACCAAGCCTGTTGGTCAAGGTACGGGGTTGGGTTTATCCATTAGTTACCAAATTGTGGTTGACAAACATTCTGGAGTGCTACGATGTGAGTCTGAAATAGGCAAAGGAACAGAGTTTTGGATTGAAATTCCTTTACGTCAGGTGCAACCGGAGAAACCAGAACACGGTTTCAGTACAATGGAAGTTTAA
- a CDS encoding pentapeptide repeat-containing protein: MGEELQVVIKNAVVVNAIIKKFYWQAITLILGIVVLCFPSPVLADWTHPLSFSNAELSRHNFAGESLQAAEFSNANLEMTNFVGADLRGAVLSASVMTQANLQGADLTNAMVDQVNLTGANLSDVVLKEALLLRAIFANVNIEGADFTDAILDKAQIKELCTKASGVNTKTGVETRDSLGCR, from the coding sequence ATGGGGGAAGAGCTGCAAGTGGTAATAAAAAATGCCGTAGTTGTAAACGCAATCATCAAAAAGTTTTACTGGCAAGCAATAACTTTAATTTTGGGGATAGTTGTACTTTGCTTCCCCTCGCCAGTTCTAGCCGACTGGACTCATCCTCTATCATTTAGTAATGCCGAATTATCCAGGCACAACTTTGCTGGTGAAAGTTTGCAAGCTGCTGAGTTTTCCAATGCCAATCTTGAAATGACGAACTTTGTCGGTGCTGACTTACGTGGTGCAGTCTTAAGTGCTTCTGTGATGACACAAGCAAATCTCCAGGGAGCAGATTTAACGAATGCGATGGTTGATCAGGTAAACTTAACAGGGGCTAATTTAAGTGATGTCGTTCTTAAAGAAGCTCTTTTACTCCGTGCCATATTCGCTAACGTGAACATAGAAGGCGCAGATTTTACTGATGCAATTTTGGATAAAGCACAAATTAAAGAACTTTGTACCAAAGCTAGCGGAGTAAATACAAAAACTGGTGTAGAAACTCGTGATTCTTTGGGATGTCGATGA
- a CDS encoding 5-(carboxyamino)imidazole ribonucleotide synthase, giving the protein MKRVGVIGGGQLAWMMGGAANKLGLDLIVQTPSSNDPAVSIAQDIVLANIDDAHATEILAKKSDVITFENEFVNLEALSLLANQGVCFRPKLDALSPLLDKYHQRCYLKNLGLPVPQFFALENQENLISKIDDLGFPLVLKSRRHGYDGQGTFIIHDLATLQEKIDLNHNTNTTYLIEEFIPFERELAVIAARSVDGEVVIYPVVETQQEQQVCRRVIAPAHITPDQAAAAEAIASTLLNSLEVVGVFGIELFLTADGQVLVNEIAPRTHNSGHFSLDACETSQFEQHLRAICGLPLGNPALQCAGTVMVNLLGYENSQSDYQNQRQQLAAIPQAHVHWYGKTESRPGRKLGHVTVLLNNHDQTTAQAIAQTVESIWYPT; this is encoded by the coding sequence ATGAAGCGTGTAGGTGTAATTGGTGGTGGACAGCTGGCCTGGATGATGGGAGGCGCAGCGAATAAATTAGGGCTTGATTTGATAGTGCAGACTCCTAGCAGTAATGATCCTGCCGTATCTATTGCCCAGGATATTGTTTTGGCAAATATTGATGATGCTCATGCCACAGAGATTTTAGCGAAAAAGAGTGACGTTATCACATTTGAAAACGAATTTGTCAATCTAGAGGCTTTATCGCTGTTAGCAAATCAAGGTGTTTGTTTCCGTCCCAAGTTAGACGCTTTATCACCTCTATTAGATAAATATCATCAACGTTGCTATTTAAAAAATTTAGGTTTACCTGTTCCGCAATTTTTTGCCCTGGAAAACCAAGAGAATCTGATATCCAAAATAGATGATTTGGGTTTTCCTTTAGTGTTGAAATCTCGCCGCCACGGTTATGACGGACAAGGTACTTTTATCATCCATGATTTAGCAACCTTACAAGAGAAAATAGACTTAAATCACAATACAAACACCACATATTTAATAGAAGAATTTATTCCCTTTGAACGGGAGCTAGCAGTAATCGCAGCTCGTTCTGTAGATGGAGAAGTTGTCATCTATCCTGTGGTAGAAACACAGCAAGAACAGCAAGTCTGTAGGCGAGTTATAGCACCCGCCCATATTACACCCGATCAAGCCGCAGCAGCAGAAGCGATCGCCTCTACACTATTAAATAGTCTAGAAGTGGTTGGTGTGTTTGGAATTGAGTTATTTCTCACCGCCGATGGTCAAGTATTAGTCAATGAAATCGCTCCCCGTACCCACAACTCTGGGCATTTTTCTCTAGATGCGTGCGAAACATCGCAATTTGAACAACACCTGAGAGCCATTTGTGGACTACCGTTAGGAAACCCAGCATTGCAATGTGCTGGTACTGTTATGGTCAACCTACTAGGCTATGAAAACTCCCAAAGTGATTACCAAAACCAGCGCCAACAACTAGCCGCCATCCCCCAAGCTCACGTTCATTGGTACGGCAAAACAGAATCTCGCCCAGGGCGTAAACTCGGACACGTCACAGTTTTGTTAAATAATCATGACCAAACCACCGCCCAGGCGATTGCTCAAACCGTAGAATCCATCTGGTATCCCACTTAG